The Sulfurimonas sp. HSL3-2 genome segment GAGACTTAAAAGCCGTTTTGAATGGGGACTTATCGCAGATATCCAGCCGCCGGAATTAGAGACGAAGATCAACATCATCAAGAAAAAATGTGAGATCAACCGTATCAAACTCAACAACGATGTCATAAACTATATCGCGACGATCATCGAAAACAACGCGCGTGAGATAGAAGGGATCCTCTCAAAACTTCACGCCTATGCAAAACTGATGAATATCGATATCAACATCGAGTTTGCGAAAAACGTACTAAAAGAGCAGCAGCGTGAAAACCGTGCAAACATCACGATCGATCTTATTATGGATATTGTTGCAAAAGAGTTAAACGTGAAACCAAGTGAGATCAAATCAAAAAGCAGATCTAGAAATATCGTCTATGCAAGACGCATCGCTATTTACCTGTGTCGTGACCTGACTACAAACTCTATGCCTCAACTTGCTCAATACTTTGGTATGAAAGACCATACGGCCATATCTCATACTATGAAAAAGATCAACGAGCTTATAAAAAACGATGAGGATTTTAGAACAAAAATCGAGGAGTTAAACAATAAAATAAAGTCAACTTCGTAATTGAAAAGATTTTATTTGTAAGCTTACTGAAAAAAAAGATATAATTTGCATAGTGAAAAGATGTGAAAGATACCTGTATGTGAATTCACATAGATATGTTGCTGTGTATTGGGTTGTTGTTGATTTATTCACATACTCACAACCACCTACTACTACGTACTAAAAATTTAAAAAATAAATAGGAAAATTAGATGAAAATTACAATAGCTAAATCTATACTAGAAAATATACTTATCTCTTCTCAACCGTTTCTTGAAAAAAAAGATACATCACAGATAACATCTCATGTTTATATAAAAGTTCAAAACTCTGTATTAACACTAAAAGCTACAGACTATGAGATAGGTCTACATGTAACTGTCGATCAAGTAAACTCTATTGAAGACGGTGAAGTAACTGCTAACGGTAAAAAGCTTCTTGATATTATCAGAATACTAAAAGACTCTGATGTCACATTAGAAACTAAAAACGATATTCTTCATATCTCTCAAGCTAGTTCAAATTTTAAATTGCCTACATTCTTATCTAATGAATTTCCACTATTTCCAAACTATGAGGGTAAACCGAAGATATCGATAGATTCACATACTCTGATTGAATCACTTAAAAAGATCACACCTGCAATAGATTCGAACAATCCTAAGTTCGAACTAAACGGTGCATTAATCGATATCAAAAATGACAGCATCGCATTTGTATCAACTGACACTAGACGTTTAGCACTCGTTAACATCGAAAACTCTACACAAAATATACTTTCAATCATTATCCCTAAAAAAGCTATCATTGAGATCCAAAAACTATTTTTTGATAATATTGAGATCTATTACGATAATACTTACCTGATCATTCACTCTGATCAGTACACGTTCTATACAAAACTTATAAACGGAAAATTTCCTGATTATTCTAGAATCATTCCAAAAGAGATATCTAAAACTATCGTACTTCCTAAATCTATCATTATCGATTCTATAAAACAGATCACTACGATCTCAAACGATATGAAGATAACTCTTCATAATGACAAAATCATTTTCGAAAGTCTAAGCAATGACAATATCGAAGCAAAAACTGAAATAACTCATACAACAGGATTTGATGAGCCGTTTATGTTAGCAGTCAACAGCAGATATATTCTAGACTTCCTTGCACAGATAGATAATCAAGAATTTACTATAGGATTAAACGACTCAAACCTTCCTTTTGTTTTAACAGATGAAAACTTTAAAACAATTGTCATGCCGATAGTTATATAAATCTTCACAAAAGAGTCTTTATTGAGACTCTTTTATTACAACTTGTCATAAAAAATAAACTTCTTAACAATTTTTAGATAAAATAAAAACAATTTATACTCTTTGGAGCAGATATGGAACAAAATTACGGTGCAGGTAACATTAAAGTTTTAAAAGGACTAGAAGCTGTAAGAAAACGTCCTGGTATGTACATCGGTGACACAGGTCATCGTGGACTTCACCATTTAGTATATGAGGTAATCGATAACTCGATAGATGAGGCGATGGCAGGATACTGTGATACGATCACGGTAGAGCTGACAAAAGCAGGTACTGCTAGAATATCTGATAACGGGCGTGGTATTCCTACAGGAATGCACCCTACTGAGGGAATGTCTGCAGCAACTGTCGTTTTAACGGTTCTGCATGCCGGTGGAAAGTTCGATAAAGACACATATAAAGTCTCTGGTGGTCTACACGGGGTCGGTGTCTCTGTTGTAAATGCACTTTCTGCAGATCTGAAGATGACTATCCATAGAGACGGTCAAACACACTATCAAGAATTTAAATCAGGTATACCTCAAAAAGAGTTAGAAGTTATCGGAACAACTCGTAAACACGGAACGACGATAGAGTTTTTTCCGGATTCTACGATCTTTA includes the following:
- the dnaN gene encoding DNA polymerase III subunit beta, whose amino-acid sequence is MKITIAKSILENILISSQPFLEKKDTSQITSHVYIKVQNSVLTLKATDYEIGLHVTVDQVNSIEDGEVTANGKKLLDIIRILKDSDVTLETKNDILHISQASSNFKLPTFLSNEFPLFPNYEGKPKISIDSHTLIESLKKITPAIDSNNPKFELNGALIDIKNDSIAFVSTDTRRLALVNIENSTQNILSIIIPKKAIIEIQKLFFDNIEIYYDNTYLIIHSDQYTFYTKLINGKFPDYSRIIPKEISKTIVLPKSIIIDSIKQITTISNDMKITLHNDKIIFESLSNDNIEAKTEITHTTGFDEPFMLAVNSRYILDFLAQIDNQEFTIGLNDSNLPFVLTDENFKTIVMPIVI